Proteins from a genomic interval of Oceanibaculum indicum P24:
- a CDS encoding ABC transporter substrate-binding protein, protein MKHSTALLAGVAALALSAGSALAQVSDDVVKIGVLNDQSGTYADLAGPGSTLAAQMAVEDFGGTVLGKKIEVVFADHQNKPDVGSSIVNRWIDAEQVDVVVDVPTSSVALAVQEITNRKGKVHLNSTAATSDLTGKACSPTGVHWTYSTTALANGTGKAIVAQGGKNWFFLTADYAFGHALERDVSKVVKEAGGEVKGVVRHPFPNQDFSSFLLQAQASGAQVIGLANAGADTINSIKQAGEFGITQAGQKLAGLLVFLSDIHSLGLDTAQGLQLTTGFYWDMDDEARAWSKKFAARHNGAMPTMAQAGVYSAVAHYLKAIKEAGTDDGKKVVDKMKELPVKDFFARNASLRADGRMVHDMYLVEVKKPSESKGPWDYYKVLRTISGEEAYGPMSPACSLAKG, encoded by the coding sequence ATGAAACATAGTACAGCGTTGCTTGCGGGCGTTGCGGCTCTGGCGCTTTCGGCCGGTTCGGCCCTGGCGCAGGTTTCCGACGATGTGGTGAAGATCGGCGTGCTGAACGATCAGTCCGGCACCTATGCCGACCTGGCTGGCCCCGGCTCCACCCTGGCCGCTCAGATGGCGGTCGAGGATTTCGGCGGCACCGTGCTTGGCAAGAAGATCGAGGTGGTCTTCGCCGACCACCAGAATAAGCCGGATGTCGGCTCCAGCATCGTCAATCGCTGGATCGATGCCGAACAGGTCGATGTCGTGGTTGATGTGCCGACCTCCTCGGTGGCGCTCGCCGTGCAGGAAATCACAAACCGCAAGGGCAAGGTGCATCTGAATTCCACCGCCGCCACCTCCGACCTGACCGGCAAGGCCTGCTCGCCGACCGGCGTACACTGGACCTACTCCACCACGGCGCTGGCCAATGGCACTGGCAAGGCCATCGTGGCCCAGGGCGGCAAGAACTGGTTCTTCCTGACCGCCGACTACGCCTTCGGCCATGCGCTGGAGCGAGACGTCTCCAAGGTGGTGAAGGAGGCCGGCGGCGAGGTGAAGGGCGTTGTGCGCCATCCCTTCCCGAACCAGGACTTCTCCTCCTTCCTGCTGCAGGCCCAGGCCTCGGGCGCGCAAGTCATCGGCCTGGCCAATGCGGGCGCCGATACCATCAACTCGATCAAGCAGGCCGGCGAATTCGGCATCACCCAGGCCGGGCAGAAGCTGGCCGGGCTGCTGGTCTTCCTGTCCGACATCCACAGCCTCGGCCTGGACACCGCGCAGGGCCTGCAACTGACCACCGGTTTCTACTGGGACATGGATGACGAGGCTCGCGCCTGGTCGAAGAAATTCGCCGCCAGGCATAATGGCGCCATGCCCACCATGGCCCAGGCCGGCGTCTATTCCGCCGTCGCGCATTATTTGAAGGCGATCAAGGAAGCCGGCACCGATGACGGCAAGAAGGTCGTCGACAAGATGAAGGAATTGCCGGTGAAGGATTTCTTCGCCCGCAATGCCAGCCTGCGCGCCGATGGCCGCATGGTGCACGACATGTATCTGGTCGAGGTGAAGAAGCCGTCCGAATCCAAGGGTCCGTGGGATTACTACAAGGTCCTGCGCACCATCTCGGGCGAGGAGGCCTATGGCCCGATGAGCCCCGCCTGCTCGCTCGCCAAGGGCTGA
- a CDS encoding branched-chain amino acid ABC transporter permease, translating to MFELLGIPPQVLFGQLLLGLINGAFYATLSLGLALIFGLLNIINFAHGALYMMGAFVAWLLLNMLGIGYWPSLFLAPVLVGLFGILLEKTMLSRLYKLDHLYGLLLTFGLALMIEGLFRQMYGVSGLPYPIPDALKGGQNLGFMFLPNYRSWVVVASLLICFATWFLIERTKLGSYLRAATENPALVQAFGINVPRMITLTYGFGVALAGFAGVLAAPIYSVNPLMGSNLIIVVFAVVVIGGMGSIMGAILTGFGLGMVEGLTKVFYPEASNTVIFIIMAIVLVLKPAGLFGRAR from the coding sequence ATGTTCGAACTGCTCGGCATACCGCCGCAAGTGTTGTTCGGCCAGCTGCTGCTGGGGCTCATCAATGGCGCGTTCTACGCCACGCTGAGCCTTGGCCTGGCCCTTATTTTCGGGCTGCTGAACATCATCAACTTCGCCCATGGGGCGTTGTACATGATGGGGGCCTTCGTGGCCTGGCTGCTGCTCAACATGCTCGGCATCGGCTACTGGCCGTCGCTGTTCCTCGCCCCTGTCCTCGTCGGTCTTTTCGGCATCCTGCTTGAAAAGACCATGCTCAGCCGGCTGTACAAGCTGGATCACCTCTACGGGTTGCTGCTGACCTTCGGTCTGGCATTGATGATCGAAGGCCTGTTCCGGCAGATGTATGGCGTCTCCGGCCTGCCTTATCCGATCCCGGATGCGCTGAAGGGCGGGCAGAATCTGGGCTTCATGTTCCTGCCCAATTACCGTAGCTGGGTGGTGGTCGCCTCGCTGCTGATCTGCTTTGCCACCTGGTTCCTGATCGAGCGTACGAAGCTCGGTTCCTACCTGCGGGCCGCCACGGAAAATCCGGCGCTGGTGCAGGCCTTCGGCATCAATGTGCCGCGCATGATCACGCTGACCTATGGCTTCGGCGTGGCGCTGGCCGGTTTTGCCGGGGTGCTGGCGGCGCCGATCTATTCGGTCAATCCGCTGATGGGCTCCAACCTGATCATCGTCGTCTTCGCCGTGGTGGTGATCGGCGGCATGGGGTCGATCATGGGGGCGATCCTGACAGGCTTCGGCCTCGGCATGGTCGAGGGGCTGACCAAGGTGTTCTATCCCGAGGCCTCGAACACAGTGATCTTCATCATCATGGCGATCGTGCTGGTATTGAAGCCGGCCGGCCTGTTCGGCCGCGCACGGTAA